From Candidatus Hydrogenedentota bacterium, the proteins below share one genomic window:
- the infA gene encoding translation initiation factor IF-1 — translation MSDDAGKGVAGTVTEALPSGVFRVELDTKQVVLAHIAGKDSMRFVRVLPGDRVKVVLSPYDHGRGRIVERFR, via the coding sequence ATGTCGGACGACGCAGGAAAAGGGGTGGCCGGAACGGTCACGGAAGCGCTGCCGAGCGGCGTGTTCCGGGTTGAACTGGACACCAAGCAGGTTGTGCTGGCCCATATAGCTGGCAAGGACAGTATGCGCTTCGTGCGGGTGCTGCCCGGCGACAGGGTGAAAGTCGTGCTTTCGCCTTACGACCATGGCCGGGGGCGGATCGTCGAGCGCTTTCGATAG
- a CDS encoding adenylate kinase: MGLRIVMLGAPGVGKGTQAVRIAQRLAAPHISTGDIFRAHLREGTDLGKHVQRYLVAGQLVPDELTCTIVADRLQAEDCRSGYVLDGFPRSVPQAEALTKMLDERGDRLDMAINIEVPDEEIVERLAARRFCPKCGKIFNLKSSPSANGGRCDAPGCDGKLEQRSDDEEQTIRERLRVYHETTEPIIGYYASQEILRTVPASEAGPDAVFAKVEQLIETAGAA; encoded by the coding sequence ATGGGACTTCGCATCGTAATGTTAGGGGCTCCGGGCGTGGGCAAAGGGACGCAGGCGGTCCGTATTGCCCAGCGCTTGGCGGCGCCTCACATTTCGACCGGCGACATTTTTCGTGCGCACTTGAGAGAGGGTACCGACTTGGGCAAGCACGTTCAGCGGTATCTTGTTGCTGGACAGTTAGTGCCCGATGAGTTAACGTGCACCATCGTGGCAGACCGGCTTCAGGCGGAAGATTGCCGCAGCGGGTATGTGCTGGACGGGTTTCCCCGGTCAGTGCCTCAGGCCGAGGCTTTGACCAAGATGCTGGACGAGCGCGGCGACCGTCTTGACATGGCAATCAATATTGAGGTGCCCGACGAGGAGATCGTCGAGCGCTTGGCGGCACGGAGGTTTTGCCCCAAGTGCGGAAAGATCTTCAACCTGAAGTCCAGTCCCTCGGCGAATGGCGGCCGGTGCGACGCGCCCGGTTGCGACGGAAAGCTGGAACAACGTTCCGATGATGAGGAACAGACCATCCGTGAACGGTTGCGTGTGTATCACGAAACGACGGAGCCGATCATCGGGTACTATGCCAGCCAGGAGATTCTGCGTACGGTTCCTGCCTCGGAGGCCGGTCCGGACGCTGTTTTTGCGAAAGTTGAACAACTGATTGAGACTGCGGGAGCCGCGTAG
- a CDS encoding DNA-directed RNA polymerase subunit alpha → MIAKDFVTPKFVKAEEGASKHYARFNVEPFERGYGTTVGNSLRRVLLASLEGSAVTAIRIEGIHHEFSAIPGVTEDATDVVLNFKKCHLRLNREEPIIFSFKHKGSGVVTAAEVFQKHDVEVFNPDLVVFTSTSDSTEVEMEIKVARGRGYVTAENFELEHAPLGTIYLDANFSPVTRVNFLVEDARVGQRTDYDRLILEIWTNGSITPEKALEEASNLLIEHLKIFVQQPQEEVHETGAAGAEDPELARKLGRPVEELELSVRAANCLKAAGIRTIGDLVKRTEAEMLRFHNFGKKSLDEIRGILDSMDLQLGMGSEEDSEADKGSRQTSKTT, encoded by the coding sequence ATGATTGCAAAAGACTTTGTTACACCAAAGTTCGTGAAGGCTGAAGAAGGCGCGTCGAAGCACTATGCGCGTTTTAACGTGGAGCCGTTCGAGCGGGGCTATGGCACGACGGTGGGGAATTCCCTGCGCCGCGTGTTACTGGCTTCGTTGGAAGGCTCCGCGGTGACCGCGATCCGCATTGAGGGGATCCATCACGAATTCTCGGCCATTCCGGGCGTCACCGAAGACGCGACGGACGTGGTCTTGAACTTCAAGAAGTGCCATTTGCGCCTGAACCGGGAAGAGCCCATCATTTTCTCGTTCAAACACAAGGGCAGCGGCGTTGTTACGGCCGCCGAGGTGTTCCAGAAACACGATGTCGAGGTATTCAACCCGGACCTGGTGGTTTTCACGTCCACGTCGGATTCGACCGAGGTCGAAATGGAGATCAAGGTGGCCCGCGGGCGCGGGTATGTGACAGCCGAGAATTTTGAACTTGAACATGCGCCTCTGGGCACCATTTATCTGGATGCCAATTTCTCGCCGGTCACGCGTGTCAACTTCCTGGTGGAAGACGCGCGCGTCGGCCAGCGCACGGACTACGACCGGCTGATCCTCGAGATTTGGACGAATGGGTCTATCACGCCCGAGAAGGCGTTGGAAGAAGCGTCGAACCTGCTCATCGAGCATCTCAAGATCTTCGTGCAGCAGCCGCAGGAGGAAGTGCACGAAACGGGGGCGGCCGGAGCGGAAGATCCCGAGTTGGCGCGCAAACTGGGGCGTCCTGTCGAGGAACTCGAGCTGAGCGTGCGCGCGGCCAATTGTCTGAAGGCTGCTGGCATCCGGACGATCGGCGATCTGGTGAAGCGCACGGAAGCCGAGATGCTTCGTTTCCACAACTTCGGCAAGAAATCGCTGGATGAAATACGCGGCATCCTTGATTCGATGGATTTGCAATTGGGGATGGGAAGCGAAGAAGATAGTGAAGCGGATAAAGGAAGCAGGCAGACGAGCAAAACTACCTGA
- the rpsK gene encoding 30S ribosomal protein S11, which translates to MAHIQATFNNTIVSITDNQGNVVSWSSAGQVGFSGSRKSTSFAAQVAAEAAARGALEAGLREVRVQVNGPGAGRESAIRAIQAAGLNITLIRDVTPIPHNGCRPPKRRRV; encoded by the coding sequence ATGGCGCACATTCAGGCGACATTCAACAATACCATCGTTTCCATCACGGACAATCAGGGGAACGTGGTTTCCTGGTCCAGCGCGGGTCAGGTTGGTTTCTCGGGGTCGCGCAAGAGCACGTCGTTTGCGGCGCAGGTGGCCGCGGAAGCCGCCGCCCGCGGGGCGCTCGAGGCGGGCCTCCGGGAGGTCCGTGTGCAGGTGAACGGTCCGGGCGCGGGGCGGGAATCCGCCATTCGCGCGATTCAGGCCGCGGGGTTGAATATCACGCTTATTCGGGATGTGACCCCCATCCCGCACAACGGCTGTCGGCCCCCGAAGCGCCGGCGTGTGTAG
- the mutS gene encoding DNA mismatch repair protein MutS has product MAKQWKSLGDISERDLTPMLRQYLDAKAETGDSLLFFRMGDFYELFFEDAIEASELLGLTLTSRDGAEKDVRVPMAGVPVRAVDGYLARAIQAGRTVTICDQIEDPRQAKGVVKRAVTRTVTPGTVLEPELLDAASNNYLGAVVFGGTAAGLALADVSTGELLVAQLDDAPAKSLADEFMRMAPVEVLFPEGDEHALLGELRARFDQVRFTKCPRDDFDAKYARELLLDQFGLSTLKGLELEDAPEATACAGAILSYLRATQRDAVPHMRLPRRYSPSSFVVMDGNTQRNLELVESLRDKSRRGTLIATLDCTRTSMGGRKLRHWILHPLLDAEPIRARLDAVEALFNDTALRLRLGETLKGVADLERLLGRLTSRSGNARDVKALGESLARLPDIRGAIADCEMPLLREIHGGIDELRDVAQAIAGAIVDEPPLALNEGRLIKDGHNAELDRIRELVRGGRDWIAGLQRQEIERTGIPNLKVGYNKVFGYYIEVSHANTAKVPETYQRKQTLVNAERYITPELKSREEEIVNAQERMNELEYELFCGLRDDVCRQAGRIQATADAVATLDALLSLADTAVAKNYCKPVIDDSDRIVVRDGRHPVVEDLMPQGKFVPNDTLLDPAEAFLQIVTGPNMAGKSTYLRQVALITLMAQMGSFVPAAEAHIGVVDRIFTRVGASDNLVRGESTFMVEMIESAAILNSATPRSFIVLDEIGRGTSTFDGISIAWSVAEYIHGKIRAKTLFATHYHELTELASKLDRIKNLNVAVREWSGKVIFLYRIVEGGADHSYGIQVAKLAGLPKTVIDRAHEILAALESGSTANIGLPQQLQLFAPVCAAPKPSEVEQELRRVNPDELSPREAQELLYHLKNLADRSAKE; this is encoded by the coding sequence ATGGCTAAGCAATGGAAATCCCTGGGCGATATCTCGGAGCGAGACCTGACGCCCATGCTGCGTCAGTATCTGGACGCCAAGGCCGAAACGGGCGACTCCCTTTTGTTCTTCCGGATGGGCGACTTCTACGAGCTTTTCTTCGAGGACGCCATCGAGGCGTCGGAACTGCTCGGGTTGACCCTTACCTCGCGCGACGGGGCGGAGAAAGACGTCCGCGTTCCCATGGCCGGGGTGCCGGTTCGCGCCGTTGACGGCTATCTTGCCCGGGCCATCCAGGCGGGCCGCACGGTCACGATCTGCGACCAGATTGAAGATCCGCGGCAAGCCAAAGGGGTGGTGAAACGGGCGGTGACGCGTACCGTCACGCCGGGCACGGTTCTCGAACCCGAACTCCTCGATGCCGCGTCCAACAATTACCTCGGAGCTGTCGTGTTCGGGGGGACCGCCGCGGGGTTGGCGCTGGCCGACGTGTCCACGGGCGAACTCCTTGTGGCGCAGTTGGACGACGCTCCCGCGAAATCGCTCGCAGACGAATTCATGCGTATGGCGCCGGTCGAGGTGCTCTTCCCGGAAGGCGACGAGCATGCGCTGCTGGGGGAATTGCGGGCCCGATTCGACCAGGTGCGGTTCACGAAATGTCCCCGAGACGATTTTGACGCGAAGTATGCGCGTGAACTACTCCTCGACCAGTTTGGTTTGAGCACGTTGAAAGGGCTGGAACTCGAGGATGCGCCCGAGGCCACGGCATGCGCCGGCGCGATTTTGTCCTACCTTCGGGCAACGCAGCGCGACGCCGTTCCGCACATGCGTCTACCCCGCCGGTACAGCCCCTCGAGCTTTGTCGTGATGGACGGCAATACCCAGCGCAACCTCGAGTTGGTCGAGTCGCTGCGCGACAAATCGCGCCGGGGAACCCTTATCGCCACGCTGGATTGCACGCGGACAAGCATGGGCGGCCGCAAGCTGCGCCATTGGATACTCCATCCCCTGCTGGATGCCGAGCCCATTCGCGCGCGGCTCGACGCGGTCGAGGCGCTGTTCAATGACACGGCGCTCCGGCTGCGGCTTGGGGAGACGCTGAAGGGAGTGGCCGATCTCGAGCGGCTTCTGGGAAGGCTGACCTCGCGCAGCGGCAACGCGCGGGACGTGAAAGCCCTGGGCGAATCGCTGGCCCGGCTCCCGGATATTCGGGGCGCCATAGCCGATTGTGAAATGCCGTTGCTCCGGGAGATTCATGGCGGAATTGACGAATTGCGCGATGTGGCGCAGGCGATCGCCGGCGCGATCGTTGACGAGCCCCCCTTGGCGCTCAATGAAGGCCGGCTCATCAAAGATGGGCATAATGCCGAACTCGATCGCATCCGGGAGCTCGTGCGCGGCGGGCGCGACTGGATCGCGGGCCTCCAGCGGCAGGAGATCGAGCGCACTGGGATCCCGAACCTTAAGGTAGGGTACAACAAGGTATTCGGCTATTACATCGAGGTTTCGCATGCGAATACCGCCAAGGTCCCCGAGACCTATCAGCGCAAACAGACGCTGGTCAACGCCGAGCGCTACATCACCCCCGAGCTGAAGTCGCGTGAAGAGGAAATTGTCAATGCCCAGGAACGCATGAATGAGCTCGAGTACGAGCTGTTCTGCGGTTTGCGCGACGATGTCTGCCGCCAGGCGGGCCGGATCCAGGCGACAGCGGATGCCGTAGCGACTCTGGACGCGTTGTTGTCGCTGGCGGATACGGCTGTGGCGAAGAATTACTGCAAACCCGTGATTGACGATTCGGACCGCATCGTGGTGCGGGATGGCCGGCATCCCGTGGTCGAGGACCTCATGCCGCAGGGGAAGTTCGTGCCCAACGACACGCTGTTGGATCCCGCGGAGGCGTTTCTCCAGATCGTGACGGGGCCCAACATGGCGGGGAAATCGACCTACCTCCGGCAGGTGGCCCTCATAACGCTCATGGCGCAGATGGGCAGCTTTGTGCCCGCCGCGGAAGCGCATATCGGCGTCGTGGACCGCATCTTCACGCGCGTGGGCGCCAGCGACAACCTGGTACGCGGCGAAAGCACGTTCATGGTCGAGATGATCGAAAGCGCGGCGATACTGAATTCAGCGACCCCGCGCAGCTTCATTGTTCTGGACGAAATCGGTCGTGGCACGAGCACCTTTGACGGCATCAGCATTGCGTGGTCCGTGGCCGAATATATCCACGGCAAGATCCGCGCGAAAACGCTGTTCGCCACGCACTATCACGAACTCACGGAACTCGCTTCCAAGCTGGACCGCATCAAGAACCTGAACGTTGCCGTGCGCGAATGGTCGGGCAAAGTGATTTTCCTGTACCGCATTGTCGAAGGCGGCGCCGACCACAGCTACGGCATCCAGGTTGCGAAACTGGCTGGCCTTCCCAAGACCGTTATTGATCGCGCGCACGAAATCCTGGCCGCCCTCGAATCCGGCAGCACCGCCAACATCGGTTTGCCGCAGCAGTTGCAGCTCTTTGCCCCCGTGTGCGCCGCGCCGAAACCGAGCGAAGTCGAGCAGGAACTCCGGCGGGTCAATCCCGACGAACTCAGCCCCCGCGAAGCCCAGGAACTGCTCTATCACTTAAAGAACCTGGCCGACCGCAGCGCCAAAGAATAA
- the rplQ gene encoding 50S ribosomal protein L17 produces MRHRKAGRRLSRSMSHRKATVKNMAVALFTHNAIETTLAKSKELRGFAEPLITMAKKDTVYNRRRAFAALRDKGAVSRLFNEIGPAFAERPGGYTRILRLGNRLGDASSMARIELVGLGEYEEEE; encoded by the coding sequence ATGAGGCATCGTAAAGCAGGTAGACGGCTCAGTCGCAGCATGTCGCACCGCAAAGCTACCGTAAAGAATATGGCCGTGGCCCTCTTTACTCACAACGCGATTGAAACCACGCTGGCGAAGTCCAAGGAACTGCGCGGTTTTGCCGAGCCGTTGATCACCATGGCCAAGAAGGATACCGTTTACAACCGGCGTCGCGCTTTCGCGGCGCTGCGCGACAAGGGGGCGGTCAGCCGCTTGTTCAATGAGATTGGGCCGGCGTTCGCGGAACGTCCGGGTGGCTACACCCGCATCCTGCGCTTGGGGAACCGTCTTGGCGATGCCTCTTCCATGGCGCGCATCGAACTGGTTGGCCTCGGTGAGTACGAGGAGGAAGAATAA
- the rpsM gene encoding 30S ribosomal protein S13, with product MARVVGVDLPREKRVEAGLTYIYGIGPTRSKKILAETNINPDTRVRDLTDDEASRLSTAIQAKYKVEGDLRREVSANIKRLMDINSYRGIRHKRGLPVRGQRTHTNARTRKGKKGAAIKKK from the coding sequence ATGGCACGAGTAGTCGGCGTCGATTTGCCGCGCGAAAAACGCGTCGAGGCAGGACTCACCTATATATACGGCATCGGACCCACGCGGTCCAAGAAGATCCTGGCCGAAACGAACATCAACCCCGACACGCGGGTGCGGGACTTGACGGACGACGAGGCCAGCCGCCTTTCGACGGCTATCCAGGCCAAGTACAAGGTCGAGGGCGACTTGCGTCGCGAGGTGTCCGCGAATATCAAGCGGTTGATGGATATTAATTCCTATCGAGGTATCCGGCACAAGCGCGGTTTGCCGGTGCGGGGGCAGCGCACGCATACCAATGCCCGCACGCGCAAGGGCAAGAAGGGCGCCGCCATTAAGAAGAAATAA
- the map gene encoding type I methionyl aminopeptidase, translated as MIAIRDEREIGILRAANGIVSDTLVALAENVRPGVTTRELDRLAEERIRAAGAAPSFLGYRGYPNSTCISVEDVIVHGIPGDRVLREGQIVSIDVGAYYRGYHGDAALTVACGSVDELRQRLMDATDRALSAGILAARAGNYLVDVSRAVQQVCERAGFSVVRDFVGHGIGREMHEEPQVPNFDTGSRGPLLRAGMVLAIEPMVNAGKPGVKVLRDGWTAVTVDGMPSAHFEHSIVVRDGAPEILSATPRLIWGQR; from the coding sequence GTGATTGCGATTCGTGATGAACGCGAAATCGGGATTCTGCGCGCCGCGAATGGCATTGTCTCGGATACGCTGGTCGCCTTGGCCGAGAACGTCAGGCCCGGGGTAACGACGCGGGAACTGGATAGGCTCGCGGAAGAGCGCATTCGGGCCGCGGGAGCGGCGCCTTCGTTTCTGGGCTACCGCGGTTACCCGAACAGCACGTGCATCTCGGTCGAGGACGTGATCGTTCATGGGATTCCGGGTGACCGCGTGCTGCGCGAAGGGCAGATTGTCAGCATAGACGTGGGCGCCTATTACCGGGGGTACCACGGAGACGCTGCCCTGACGGTGGCGTGCGGTTCGGTGGACGAGCTGCGCCAGCGGCTGATGGATGCGACGGACCGGGCGTTGTCGGCAGGTATTCTGGCCGCCCGGGCAGGCAATTACCTGGTGGATGTGTCACGGGCTGTTCAGCAGGTTTGCGAGCGTGCGGGCTTTAGCGTGGTCCGTGATTTTGTTGGCCACGGAATCGGACGCGAGATGCACGAGGAGCCGCAGGTGCCCAATTTTGACACCGGGTCGCGCGGGCCTCTTTTGCGCGCCGGCATGGTGTTGGCCATCGAACCGATGGTCAACGCCGGCAAGCCAGGCGTCAAGGTATTGCGCGACGGCTGGACGGCGGTGACGGTGGATGGGATGCCCAGTGCGCATTTTGAACATAGTATTGTGGTGCGCGACGGGGCCCCGGAGATTTTGTCGGCGACACCGCGCCTGATTTGGGGTCAGCGGTGA
- the rpmJ gene encoding 50S ribosomal protein L36 has protein sequence MKVRSSVKKICEKCKIIRRHGRVRVICENPRHKQRQG, from the coding sequence ATGAAGGTTCGTAGTTCAGTAAAGAAGATTTGTGAGAAGTGCAAGATTATCCGGCGTCATGGCCGGGTGCGGGTCATTTGTGAAAATCCGCGCCACAAACAGCGTCAGGGATAA
- a CDS encoding twin-arginine translocation signal domain-containing protein: protein MHECCSGYHVDLSRRTFLQAVGTATAGATLGAKLAAAQQTGGAPVQPRQKGEARIRAAFLYPPTEKLRQEGYYSWPGASFDAEGRQRTHTQQVESIARELGMRVDIDAVPLDEEASVSAFIANVKQEPPDGLLLTAFKKSHWRHVTRIIDETGVPSIAVATVGVLLVDHIRPMHRKPGVYMISSSDDFDAVKDGMRMVRAARAMRDSLLIDIRGEDTSEALEPHLKTRIRTIPHERFYSEYASTELTPEVKRLADSYRRHAKEIVEPSQNDIRDAARCYFALKRVIEAEGADAMMMDCLPGLRHPRKHVPPCMAFMSLRDEGIPAGCQSDINATLSLMLVQSLFGLPGFQQNAAMDTARNLYFGAHCTCPSRMLGPNSPQRPYILRSHAEAGWGCVPRVLFEKGQKVTLLQYLTGEKPEVLLYTGDVVDCPAMPPAGGCRTNIAMTINEVADVCDVKGMHQVIFCGDHGRSVRAFCQLYNIPVVS, encoded by the coding sequence ATGCACGAATGCTGTTCGGGATACCATGTCGATCTCTCGCGGCGCACGTTCCTGCAGGCCGTGGGAACCGCAACGGCGGGCGCCACGCTCGGGGCGAAACTGGCTGCCGCACAGCAGACCGGCGGCGCGCCCGTCCAACCGCGCCAGAAGGGTGAAGCGCGCATCCGGGCCGCGTTCCTCTATCCCCCGACCGAGAAGCTCCGCCAGGAAGGGTACTACAGCTGGCCAGGCGCTTCATTCGATGCCGAGGGGCGGCAACGCACCCACACGCAGCAGGTCGAGTCCATCGCCCGCGAACTGGGCATGCGCGTGGACATCGATGCGGTTCCGCTTGACGAGGAAGCGAGCGTTTCCGCGTTCATCGCGAACGTCAAACAAGAGCCGCCCGACGGCCTGCTCCTGACCGCGTTCAAGAAGAGCCATTGGAGGCACGTGACGCGCATCATCGACGAAACGGGGGTACCCTCGATCGCAGTGGCGACGGTGGGTGTTCTGCTTGTGGACCACATTCGGCCGATGCACCGCAAACCGGGCGTGTATATGATCAGCTCCTCGGACGATTTCGATGCGGTCAAAGACGGGATGCGCATGGTGCGGGCGGCACGGGCGATGCGAGACAGCTTGTTGATTGACATCCGGGGCGAAGATACGAGCGAAGCCCTCGAGCCGCACTTGAAAACGCGCATCCGCACCATTCCCCACGAACGGTTTTATTCGGAGTATGCGAGCACGGAACTCACGCCCGAGGTCAAACGGCTCGCCGATAGTTACCGCAGACACGCAAAAGAGATCGTCGAACCCAGCCAGAACGATATCCGCGATGCGGCGCGGTGCTACTTCGCTCTGAAACGCGTCATCGAGGCCGAGGGGGCCGACGCGATGATGATGGATTGCCTGCCGGGGCTGCGGCACCCGCGTAAGCATGTGCCGCCCTGCATGGCGTTCATGAGCCTGCGCGACGAAGGCATCCCCGCCGGATGCCAGTCCGACATCAACGCAACGTTGTCCCTCATGCTGGTCCAATCTCTGTTCGGCCTTCCGGGGTTCCAGCAGAACGCCGCGATGGATACTGCGCGCAATCTGTACTTCGGCGCGCATTGCACCTGCCCGTCGAGAATGCTCGGACCCAACAGCCCGCAGCGCCCATACATCCTCCGCAGTCACGCTGAAGCCGGGTGGGGATGCGTGCCGCGGGTATTGTTCGAGAAAGGTCAGAAAGTCACTCTTCTACAGTACCTGACGGGCGAGAAGCCGGAGGTGTTGCTTTACACCGGAGACGTGGTGGATTGTCCCGCCATGCCGCCGGCGGGCGGATGCCGCACCAACATCGCAATGACCATTAACGAAGTGGCCGACGTATGCGATGTCAAGGGCATGCACCAAGTCATCTTCTGCGGCGATCACGGGCGTTCCGTTCGCGCCTTTTGTCAGTTGTACAACATCCCTGTCGTGTCCTGA
- a CDS encoding 2-phosphosulfolactate phosphatase has product MPPVPHIRWHIIEGAAGCAYARERGLVAVVVDALRASATAAMLFDAGATEILAVREVSDAHAARPGFSGALLYGERGGLPPEGFDFGNSPRTVEAARGRRVIFTTTTGAGRLLDCWGAEAAYMGSTVNAAAVVRAAASHEKDVVLIPAGLVSDPFFNAQEDWTAAAAVAMRSGHAIGQGAAAFDAWRKRIEAEGLEALFQSAPHAEKLRRVGLEADISYCAQMDLTAAVPKAVKRHRFGVILQNAAP; this is encoded by the coding sequence ATGCCGCCTGTGCCGCATATCCGGTGGCATATCATCGAAGGCGCCGCGGGGTGCGCCTATGCCCGGGAGCGCGGCCTTGTGGCCGTCGTGGTCGATGCCCTCCGCGCCAGCGCCACCGCCGCGATGTTGTTCGACGCCGGAGCCACGGAGATCCTGGCCGTCCGCGAAGTATCCGACGCCCACGCCGCACGCCCCGGTTTCAGCGGCGCCCTTCTCTACGGTGAGCGCGGCGGGCTGCCGCCGGAAGGGTTCGACTTCGGGAACAGTCCGCGAACGGTCGAGGCGGCGCGCGGCCGCCGGGTCATCTTCACCACCACAACTGGCGCGGGCCGGCTGCTGGACTGCTGGGGCGCCGAGGCCGCGTATATGGGCTCGACCGTGAACGCCGCTGCCGTCGTCCGCGCCGCCGCAAGCCATGAAAAAGACGTCGTGCTCATTCCCGCCGGACTGGTGTCCGACCCCTTCTTCAACGCGCAGGAGGACTGGACCGCGGCTGCGGCGGTCGCGATGCGTTCAGGACATGCAATTGGCCAGGGCGCCGCCGCGTTCGATGCCTGGCGGAAACGTATCGAGGCTGAAGGGCTCGAGGCCCTGTTTCAAAGCGCGCCTCACGCCGAAAAACTGCGCCGCGTGGGCCTCGAAGCCGACATCTCTTACTGCGCGCAAATGGACCTTACGGCCGCCGTGCCCAAGGCCGTCAAACGGCACCGCTTCGGTGTAATCCTGCAAAACGCCGCTCCATGA